In the genome of Candidatus Abyssobacteria bacterium SURF_5, one region contains:
- a CDS encoding ABC transporter ATP-binding protein — MNELIRAKGLTKRYVSGKSELEVLKGIDLTICAGEIILIYGSSGVGKSTLLHILGTLDKPTTGTLSYGEIEINKLGEKALARLRNKRIGFVFQFYHLLPEFTAFENVSLPAMVNGYRMKEARNRAQRLIEAVGLSERMNHKPDELSGGEQQRIAIARALINGPDVVFADEPTGNLDEVTSAGIYKVIRQLNEEMGTTFVIVTHESSLARGAHRALHMVDGRIEREQQHDMSYMQR, encoded by the coding sequence ATGAATGAGCTGATACGGGCCAAAGGTCTCACCAAAAGATACGTTTCCGGCAAAAGCGAACTGGAAGTACTGAAAGGGATTGACCTCACCATTTGCGCGGGTGAAATTATCCTGATATACGGTTCTTCCGGAGTGGGAAAAAGCACTTTGCTTCACATACTCGGCACTCTGGATAAGCCGACCACCGGAACGCTCAGTTATGGTGAGATCGAAATCAACAAGCTGGGAGAAAAAGCTCTGGCGCGCTTGCGCAATAAACGGATCGGATTCGTCTTTCAGTTTTATCATCTGTTGCCGGAGTTTACGGCGTTCGAAAACGTTTCGCTCCCGGCAATGGTCAACGGCTATCGCATGAAGGAGGCTCGCAACAGGGCGCAGCGCCTGATCGAGGCGGTCGGCTTGAGCGAGCGCATGAATCATAAGCCGGATGAACTCTCGGGCGGCGAGCAGCAGAGAATCGCCATCGCCCGTGCGCTGATCAACGGTCCGGATGTGGTTTTCGCTGACGAGCCGACGGGAAACCTCGACGAGGTAACGAGCGCCGGCATCTACAAGGTGATCAGGCAATTGAATGAGGAAATGGGGACCACATTCGTCATCGTCACCCATGAGTCTTCGCTTGCGCGAGGGGCGCATCGCGCTCTGCATATGGTGGACGGCAGGATCGAAAGGGAGCAGCAGCATGATATGTCATATATGCAAAGATAA